A window of Macrotis lagotis isolate mMagLag1 chromosome 1, bilby.v1.9.chrom.fasta, whole genome shotgun sequence genomic DNA:
ATCCAGGCCCCCCGAAAATACTCTCAAGGGGGGAACTCAAGGGAGGTGGAGAGATGGGGGGGCCTGGCCCCCACCAGGGCTGCACCTCCACACCTCCAAGGTCCCTAGTTTTCCACATGAGGCTAGTGATCTGGCTGGGTCTGGGGTCCTGCCCTTTTCCCACTCCCTGGGTGGCCAGACTGGTGAGCAGCGAGGTCAGATGCCCCTCTTGGGATGGGGAATGAGGTTGGGGAGCAGCTCCCAAAGACCCTCTCCTGCACGAGGAGGTCAGGGTGAGGGTGAGGGCCAGGACATCAAACGTCAGTCATCTCATCCTCCAGCTCAGCATCCTCCGGCtcaccctcctcttcctcctcttcttcctcctcttcctcctcctccgaGGTCACGCTGGGATCCTCGGCCTCGGCCAGACATTTGGGGCAGGAGCAGACAAACAGGTAGTTCTCCCTACAGTGCAGGGAGTCAGACCTTCAGGGGGAGCCCGGGCCCTAGAGGCGCAAGCCCCTTCCCCAGCTGCCCCTTCCccagcctccccctcccccagcctcccCCTGCCCTGCCTCCTTCCCACGCTACCTGAGAATCTTGTGGCGACTGTGGCGGCTTCGCTCACGCTGGCAGCAGTCCAGGTAGCTGATGCAGATTtcctggggaaggggggggagagacagTAGGACAAGGCCCAGGCCCTCCCATCAACGACCACCCACCCTGGGACCCCAGAAAGAGTCTGTGAGCTGCAGATCCCCGCCCAGACTCTGTTTTTCTCTGCCCACCTTGGAGGATTGGGGGAGCCAGGGAAGGACCCCAAGGAGACCCATACAAAAGAAGGGCCTAGCCCTAGGAAAGCCAGAGAAGCGAGCTTTGGGTTGTGGTGGGAGGGAAGCAGAGCAGGGGAGAGCCCAGGGAGAGGAGGTGGGGAGACAAGCCTGGCACGAGAAACAAGCCCGCAGAGCTGGGCAGCCCAGCATGGACCACACCATCCCACGATGCTGACCATGTTCCCCCAGCAATACCTCTCCAGGCTTGATGTTCTCCAGGGCTGTgacatggagaaggaaattgttTTCCGGGAAGGAGGTCTCTGCATTGGGGACACAGCTGTGGTTGCCTGAGAAATAGGGGGAGGTCAGGAGGGTGGTAAATAAGAAATCAAGATAGCCAGCAGGTCCTCCCCACCGTCTCCAATGGTTTTCTGGACCTCTGCAGAGGGCCCAGCATCTGGGTGCTGCCTGAGGACACTGACGCTTGTGGGAGCCCAGGTTTGGGGACCTACAAATGATCTTGTTTTACAGACGGGAAAGTGAAGCCAACATCAGccaaggggtgggggtggggggtgggttCCAGCATCCTGACCATGTAGCCTCAGGTCCTGAGGGTTAATAGACACCTACTGATTCTCCAATaccccctgccctgccctgcccagTGTCCACCTGGAGAGTCTCCTGACAGGCCCCTCGCAGGCCACACTGCCCCCCCAAGACAAAGGCACCCAGAGACACCCACAGACTTGAGCCATCCTCACTGAGGCCTAACTAAAATTGAGCCTTCCCTTcgcttacttttttaaaaaggtcatcCCTCTGAGGAGGGCTCTCACCACTTCACTAGACTGCCCATATCTGGGTGACACATGAGCCCCACAAAGGGGAGACACTTTTTTTGGTGGGTGACACCCCGCTGCCCTTCTGCTTGGCAGCTTGGGACATTCACAAAGGACAAGACGCCTAGCAAGGAAAAgattcccttcctccccttggAGATCTGTGCACCCCCAGCAGAGGCAGACACACCCCTTGGGCCCTGCCCCCCAAACTACTCACAGCAGCTCTGGAGCACGAAGAGCCCGGAGCCTTCACAGTTGAGAAACTCGCCACTGACTGgaaggcagacagacagacagacagctgTGGCAGCTGGGAGGCCCCATTGGCAACTCCCCTCTGGGCTTTCAGCTCAGCTCCTCCCTGGACCCCTGGCCTCCCACCGGGGCCCCTAGGGCCTGGAGCTCTGGGGCCCAGGACCTCTCCTCCAAGCCCTACCCACCTCTCTCGATGTCCTTGTACAGTTGATCGATGAAGGCATCCAGCTGCTCCCGTTCCGGGGGCTTCAAGCTGAGGGCATCACAACCATGGACCCACTGACTCAGAGAACTGGGGAACAGGCAGCACACCAAACAgtggcagatgagaaaactgcccCCCCCAGCTGAAGCTGTGACTGGGGGGCAGCAAAGGTGCCAACTTGGAATCACCACATGGAGGGGCAGAAACAGGACAAGACCCAGATAACAGCATTTGGGGACTGGATGGAGGGAATAGCCAGTTAGGAGAGTGCATCGGTGAGCAGCCTTGATCCCCACCAGTCTTCAGAGTGGGTGATTTTACTGTGGATGGATCCACAGCTGTGGATGGGAGGGCAGGATCCTAATGCCTAAGGCAGGGCTAGGCCTGCCTCCAGACATGGGGGTCTCTGCATCCTTTGGCAGTGACACCCCCGCATACACTCCAGGACACCCTCAGTGAAGGGCTGACCAATCTACCTTCCATTGTTCCATGGCCCATGGGTCAAAGGGAGACCCCCCTCAACCCCCGCCCCCAGTAGATGTACTCATTACCTGGTCCCAATTCCTTGACCGTTTGTCCCAACAAGAGCGAAGAGAGACCGGAATCCATCTGGCGTAAACCACTGCAATGAGAAGAGGCAAGTCACGGCATGGGCCCCAGAAGGCTGCCCCTGGCCAGTCCCTGCCCTGACCAGCTGGGAGTCCACCAACACTCCGCCCACTCAGACGCAGCAGCCTTTCCGCCAACAAGACTTTCTGACTCCTCCAAATCCCAGAGACCCTTAGGCATCAGAAGAGAGCAGTGGGAGGGGCTGGCCTGTGGACCAAGGGGATGGCAGCTTTTGTCTTCACCCACATTCTCCCACCCTCTTCTCCTCTGCCACCTGGCTTCTGACTTGAGCATTCAAATGCTCTCACCAATGACCTAAGGGGCAGTGAGACAGTCTGTCAGAGAGCCCCAagtccaaatcctgccttagaccatcatccttgctgtgtgaccttggacaagtcacttcccctctataaaatggagacaatgacAGTGCCCACCCCAAGGGATTGAATATCCAATGATATCCCTGTCCAGTACTCTCGATCCTTGGCGCCAGCCACCTCTGACGGGACATTCTCTGGCTCTCAGCCCCCAACCATCTCCTCTTCCATCAGGCCTCCACCCTCCCTGCAGTCTCCTGGCCAAGACCTCCAGCTCTTCATCTCccgtcccccacccccacccccacccccaccctatgAGCTCCAGGGGTTCTTCATCACCTCCAGGCTTCTGAAGCCCATCAGCCAGTGCCTTCCTCCTTGTCCAGCCtactttccctcctccctcctacAGCCTTCAGTCTAACAATGGACTGACCGGCCCCCACCAGTTTTTGGCATCTCCTCCCTCTGGCTGCCTTCCTTTTATTCTATCACCTTGCATATTCCCAGTACCTACCATTCCCCCTCACAATGGGGGCCCCTAAAAAGCAAGCTCTAGATCTGCCTTTGTTTCCCCAGCACATACCAGGTTGcctgacatatagtaggcacttaattaatgcttTTATCTGTCACTCTTCCCCAAATTCAAAGGGTGGGCTAAAGACGTTCAAGGCAGGTAGGGATGGCCTGGTCCTGGTCCTGGCTCTGGCCCAGGTGTGGGGGGCTTCGGCATGGCTACCCTCTGATCTTGAACCCTTCTCCACACACAGTTTAAGAGTATGCTGGGAAGGGAGGAGTTCCCAGCGCAGGATTATTTCCAGATCCCTCACCATGTCGGTTTTAAGAGACTCAAGGAGACTGTTGGACATCGACCCAAGAGACCCCAGGGTGGTGCAGAAGACAGAGCACCGGGTCTTAAGTCTGTTAGACTCCTCTTCCTGTCTTTAAATACAACCCCAGACACTtcctgagtgaccctgggcaagtcactatgtgcctcagtttcctcatctgtcaaacgagctggagaaggaaatgggccaaccactccagtctctCTACCCAAAAAAATCCAATGGGGTTTTGAAGAGTCAGCCATGCCTGAAACGACCCCACAACCACCACCAGAAGGAGGAAGGCTTGTGCCCAACTCACCCGACTGAGCTGCTCTTCATACAGAGCCTCAGTGAAGAGACGTCTCAGAAGCTCCAACTGGccctaatggggggggggggggaagggagcagAGATGAGAAAGTGCTTGGAATCCCCCAGCCCAAGACAGTCTCCTGACCAGCCACCAGACTGTCAGCATCTCTCCTGGGTCAGCCCGTCTCCTGGGCCCTGGGCTTCAGAAGGAGAAGAAACTTGGCAGGCCAGCCCACCCTACACACCTCACCAACACCTCACCTCTTGACCCACCTGAAGGGGCTTGGGGGTGACAGAATCTGAGAGAGAAGGAGCCTCCAAAGGCATCCAGATCCCCCCTTCgttttatagaggaaaaagtcAGACCCTGGAAACCTGGAGAAGGGAGAGGCCAGCCCTGCATGGTCTCTAGGGCCTCTTCATTGCCACACACCCCATGGGGGCCTGAAGAGCTCCAGTCCAGATTTACCCACTAGACCAGAAGCTCCCTGAAGGAAGGAGTCCTGACCCAGAGCTGGGAGACCCTGACACACCCCTGCCCCCAGGCTGGCCAGCTTTGATGAAGCAGATCCCGATGCTCCTTTCCCAGACAGAGTGATAGGGGCCCCAAGCCTGACCTTAAACTTGTCTCCCAGGAGCTTGTGGACTATCTCTTCTTCCTCGTTGGCCGTTTTATTACAAAACTGGGAAAAGAGCTTGATCCATCGTTCCTTATCCTTTGCCTAAAGAACAGAGACATGCCACACAGCTGATGGGCTTCCCCCAAGCTAGAATTTCTGACCCCAAGCCCAAGGCAACTCCCttgtcctccccacccccaagcaCACCCCTCCTCTGCCTGGTCCTAGACACCCAGCCCCTCTAAGGAAAAGGGTCACAGCCCAGGACTGCAGGTCAGACAGACTTGAAATCTCAGCCCTTCCTACTTCTATGGTCCCCATTACACAGAGTTCCCTTGCTCTCCGGCCCACTCCCATCTGCCAAATGAAGGACATCCTGGACAGCTCAGGGGCAAAGATGGTTGGCAGCTCCAGGCTGTGTCTCCTggaagagggggggagggaaaggggataaCACTCACCTGCTTCACAGTTGCCACCATCCTTGCCATCAGCATGATGCTGGCTGTCTCAGGAGGGTAGTGAACGCTCCTGCAGGCGGAAAAAGAAGCCTGGGTCAGGAACCCCTCCCCTAAGATGTCTCTGAGAATTAGTGTGGTCATGTCCCATCCTCACCCAACAGAAAGCAAGGAGGGAAAAAGAAGCCAGGTAGAAGGCAGGCCTTGCTGTCCCTAAGGACCTCATCCTTGAAGGATAGAAAAGGACAGGGCCCTCTGACC
This region includes:
- the SMYD5 gene encoding protein-lysine N-trimethyltransferase SMYD5 is translated as MAASMCDMFSFCVGAAGLARGPVEVRFVSSAKGKGLFATKPVQKGETIFVERPLVASQFLWNALYRYRACDHCLRALETAEENAQRLSGRACGALPHPEQCSIRKDLHQMCPHCQVAYCSTECRQAALEQYHRALCLGPSQNDPEHPLNKLQEAWRSVHYPPETASIMLMARMVATVKQAKDKERWIKLFSQFCNKTANEEEEIVHKLLGDKFKGQLELLRRLFTEALYEEQLSRWFTPDGFRSLFALVGTNGQGIGTSSLSQWVHGCDALSLKPPEREQLDAFIDQLYKDIERVSGEFLNCEGSGLFVLQSCCNHSCVPNAETSFPENNFLLHVTALENIKPGEEICISYLDCCQRERSRHSRHKILRENYLFVCSCPKCLAEAEDPSVTSEEEEEEEEEEEEEGEPEDAELEDEMTDV